GTAAGCCATCATTGCTTCACGGTCATATACAAAACGCACAGCATATACATCACTGTTGTCAATTTTTATCCATGTAACATGTGTTGCTCCCGGAAACTCTGACTGAAAGGAACGTTCTATGTTTGTTTCGACGTTGCCTGTGGCAAAAGCAGTAATAAAAAACAGCACTGCTGTAATTGTTACAATAATTTTTTTCATCATAATAAGGTTTAATGTTTTTGTGTTTTTTGTTTTGTCAGCAACGGGTCTCTAAAAAGGGGCAGCAAGAATCAACGCTGCCCCATAAAAAACCAGTGCCCGTTTTTAAGTTCTTTCAAGTGTTAGCAAGAAGTCATTAATCAAAAAATCTTTTCATGGCTAGCGTGCACTTTATTTTAAAAAGACAAGTTGATTGACACGGTTGCCTACTTTCATTCCTTGTTCCATGCCTGATACTGCTGTAAAATGATAATGAATACCACCAAGCACTCTTGACATGGCTGCTTCTTCAGCATATTTCTGAAATGATGCGTACACACGTGTTCCATATTCAACATCATAAGTGCTATCGGTAAACATGTAATTGTTTCCAAACCTTGCTGCAAGAATCTGTGCTGCCGCAGATGAAATGACTGCATGGTTAGATGCATATTCCGGATGTGGCGGTGTAGGAATAACCGGGTTCCAGTTCGTTTCTTCAAAAACTGCTCGTATGTAAGAAACCGGACGTAAAAGATTATACTGGTATTTCGCTTTGAATGACGAGATCAATGCATCACTGTAAGCAATACCATGTTTGCAATAAAGAATGGCGGCATCATGCAGCGATAAATTTTTACGAAGCACCAGCTGTGTTACAATATTGGTTGCATGTGTAGGTGCATTGTAGTTGCCTGGTATATCGCCCCAAAATTTTACTGTAACAGAATCGCTGCCGGATAATTGTTTCGACAGATCAAACAAATGTTTCACCTCATTAAAGAAAGCACTTCCGGGTTGTGTTGAAAATGCAACAGGCGGCGCAGGTTGTGTTTCTGTAACAATGTTTTTGATAAAACTCCTGTTGTTGCCCCAGTACGGATGTAATGGCTTTCCAAATGCAGGTGGCGTTGGCACCCACATTCCCGCACCTGTAGGAGGTACGTAAGAAGCTGATGTGGTATTGTTATACGCTTCATGTCCACCATCTGTTTTTGACCAATCGAAAATGATTGTTGCAACCTGTTTGCCAAATGCTGTTGCAAGTTGTACTTCTTCAGCCGTTGCTTTGTTTTGAAAACGGTTGTTCCAATCATTTTCAAGAGAGTCAATTACTGTAACCATTGCTGCAGATGCGTTGCCAAATAATTTTTTGGTGATGCTTGCCATTGCTGCATTTGCACTAGCCGGCCAATAGTATTTCTTTTCATTTTGTATAGCAGGTATCGAAGGTGCATCGTTCAATTGCGGCATGATCGATTGTAAATTCTTGTTACCCTGTGCTACTGATTCATATAAAGCCAAACCGGCATATGCATAAGCACGTGTAGCTACAACAGAATTAAACCCGGGTGTTACTTTGGTCAAACGCAAATACAGGTTCATCCATGATGTGGCAACTTCTGAACTATATTGATTTTGCGTTTGAAAGGGGGTTGCTTTTTGACAGGCAACCAATACACTGAATATAGAAGTGTACAACAGGATGCCTTTAAAGATTGTTTTTTTCATGATTGTTTTTTTGATGTCAGGAAAGCGGTTACTTTTCTGCGATGAACAAGAGGAATCTGTTTTGAAGGAAAAAGATATCGTCAGTGATATGAAAC
The DNA window shown above is from Lacibacter sp. H375 and carries:
- a CDS encoding vanadium-dependent haloperoxidase, which codes for MKKTIFKGILLYTSIFSVLVACQKATPFQTQNQYSSEVATSWMNLYLRLTKVTPGFNSVVATRAYAYAGLALYESVAQGNKNLQSIMPQLNDAPSIPAIQNEKKYYWPASANAAMASITKKLFGNASAAMVTVIDSLENDWNNRFQNKATAEEVQLATAFGKQVATIIFDWSKTDGGHEAYNNTTSASYVPPTGAGMWVPTPPAFGKPLHPYWGNNRSFIKNIVTETQPAPPVAFSTQPGSAFFNEVKHLFDLSKQLSGSDSVTVKFWGDIPGNYNAPTHATNIVTQLVLRKNLSLHDAAILYCKHGIAYSDALISSFKAKYQYNLLRPVSYIRAVFEETNWNPVIPTPPHPEYASNHAVISSAAAQILAARFGNNYMFTDSTYDVEYGTRVYASFQKYAEEAAMSRVLGGIHYHFTAVSGMEQGMKVGNRVNQLVFLK